In a genomic window of Akkermansiaceae bacterium:
- a CDS encoding DUF3800 domain-containing protein, protein MSDRDKEYILFCDESEKKGSFFSNFYGGVMVGSSQWDAVVSRLQKTAQAAGIRSEVKWSKVGPMELEAYKELLAAYFDEIQAGVLKMRVMFRQNAQVPQNLTSEQRKDEYFLLYYQFLKHGFGLHHMPDHSPEGVSLRLYLDKLPNQNRESKERFRGHIAALSQNARLRRKGLTILPENITDVDSKSHVLLQCMDVVLGSVAFRLNDKHKIKPEGSYYRGKRTVAKEDLYNFIRKQIIRVTGKANFNVGVTTSPSSYPDGRWQDGYLHWKFKSKDHEFDSTRTKNHKKKGPI, encoded by the coding sequence ATGTCAGATAGAGATAAAGAATACATCCTTTTCTGTGATGAATCTGAAAAGAAGGGGAGCTTCTTCTCCAACTTTTATGGAGGCGTGATGGTGGGTAGCAGCCAATGGGATGCTGTTGTTTCCAGACTGCAAAAAACGGCGCAGGCTGCTGGAATCCGTTCTGAGGTGAAGTGGTCCAAAGTTGGCCCAATGGAACTTGAGGCATACAAAGAGCTGCTGGCGGCGTATTTTGATGAAATCCAAGCCGGAGTTCTCAAGATGCGCGTCATGTTCCGACAAAATGCCCAGGTGCCACAAAACCTCACTTCCGAGCAACGCAAGGATGAGTATTTCCTCCTCTACTATCAGTTCCTAAAACATGGCTTCGGACTGCATCACATGCCGGATCATTCGCCGGAGGGAGTTAGCTTGCGCCTCTACCTCGACAAACTCCCAAACCAGAATCGCGAAAGCAAAGAGAGGTTTCGTGGCCACATCGCGGCTCTATCTCAGAATGCGAGACTCCGCAGAAAGGGGCTTACCATACTTCCGGAAAACATCACGGATGTTGATTCCAAAAGCCACGTCCTCCTGCAATGCATGGATGTGGTTCTTGGCTCCGTCGCCTTCCGTCTGAACGACAAACACAAAATCAAGCCCGAGGGCAGCTATTACCGGGGTAAACGCACGGTGGCCAAGGAAGACCTCTACAATTTCATCCGAAAGCAAATTATCCGGGTGACTGGCAAGGCGAATTTCAATGTTGGCGTAACAACGTCACCAAGCAGTTACCCAGACGGCAGGTGGCAAGATGGCTATTTGCACTGGAAATTTAAATCCAAAGACCACGAATTTGACTCAACCCGGACAAAAAACCACAAAAAGAAAGGCCCCATCTGA
- a CDS encoding site-specific DNA-methyltransferase → MPTLNWIGKDAVIRHHKDVPFRLLEADAKLSHSSGGDDDGNLIVQGDNLHALKALLPKYAGKVKCIYIDPPYNTGNEGWVYNDKVNAPEIKKWLGETVGKEAEDLSRHDKWLCMMYPRMVLLKQFLTEDGAIFVSIDDNEVASLRLLMDEIFGKKNFITTAIWQKVFAPKNSARHLSEDHDYVVVYATSSEKWTLNLLPRSEEAQKRYKNPDDDVRGAWTSGDIQARNYYSEGTYSIKCPSGRIISGPGKGMYWRVSKQKFNELDNDNRIWWGENGDNMPRLKRFLSEVKDGVTPQTLWLHKEVGHTQEAKKELLEAVQFDHSDDVFITPKPTRLIERILQIATDKDSIILDSFAGSGTTGHAVLKQNAEDGGNRKFILVEMEENIAQTITAERVKRVAQGYKDAKGKKVTGLGGGFQFCHLSDEPLFNEFGDIRDDVSFAQLADFVWFSETGLGRDGCPSRPAEGTPLLGIHDGRAIYLLFNGILGDRRPDGGNILTRPILDELPAHDGPKTIYAAATRLGEQSLQREQITFKQTPYAIEV, encoded by the coding sequence ATGCCCACACTCAATTGGATCGGTAAAGACGCCGTCATTCGCCACCACAAGGACGTTCCCTTCCGCCTGCTGGAAGCCGATGCAAAACTTTCCCACAGCTCCGGCGGCGACGACGACGGAAACCTCATCGTCCAGGGCGATAACCTGCACGCCCTCAAGGCCCTGCTGCCAAAGTACGCCGGCAAGGTGAAGTGCATCTACATCGATCCCCCGTATAACACCGGCAACGAGGGCTGGGTCTATAACGACAAGGTCAACGCCCCCGAGATCAAGAAATGGCTCGGCGAAACCGTTGGAAAAGAGGCCGAGGATCTGTCGCGCCACGATAAATGGCTGTGCATGATGTACCCTAGAATGGTTTTGCTGAAACAATTCCTAACAGAGGATGGCGCGATCTTTGTGAGTATTGATGATAATGAAGTGGCGAGTTTGAGGCTGCTGATGGATGAGATTTTTGGGAAAAAGAATTTTATCACAACCGCAATATGGCAAAAAGTGTTTGCTCCTAAAAACTCCGCTAGGCACCTCTCCGAAGATCATGATTATGTAGTTGTTTACGCAACCAGTAGTGAGAAGTGGACTCTCAATCTACTACCTAGAAGTGAAGAAGCCCAAAAGCGTTATAAAAATCCAGATGACGATGTGAGAGGAGCATGGACATCTGGTGATATTCAAGCACGCAACTATTATTCAGAAGGAACCTATTCTATAAAATGTCCTAGTGGCCGCATAATATCGGGACCGGGCAAAGGAATGTATTGGCGAGTTTCTAAGCAAAAATTCAATGAGCTAGACAACGACAATCGTATTTGGTGGGGTGAGAACGGTGATAATATGCCTCGCTTAAAAAGATTCTTATCGGAAGTAAAAGACGGGGTGACGCCTCAAACCCTCTGGTTGCATAAAGAAGTTGGGCACACGCAAGAAGCAAAGAAGGAACTCTTGGAAGCGGTTCAGTTTGACCACTCGGATGATGTATTCATCACCCCCAAACCAACGCGCCTTATCGAACGCATTCTCCAAATCGCCACCGACAAAGACTCCATCATCCTCGACTCCTTCGCCGGCTCCGGCACCACTGGCCATGCCGTGCTGAAGCAGAACGCGGAGGACGGCGGCAATCGCAAGTTCATCCTCGTCGAGATGGAGGAAAACATCGCCCAGACGATCACCGCCGAGCGCGTGAAACGTGTTGCACAAGGTTACAAAGACGCCAAGGGCAAGAAGGTGACCGGACTCGGCGGCGGTTTCCAGTTTTGCCACCTCAGCGACGAGCCATTGTTCAATGAGTTTGGCGATATCCGTGATGACGTCAGCTTTGCCCAGCTGGCGGACTTCGTCTGGTTCAGCGAGACCGGGCTAGGTAGGGACGGCTGTCCCAGCCGTCCGGCAGAGGGAACCCCCCTCCTAGGCATCCACGATGGCCGCGCGATCTATCTCCTGTTCAACGGCATCCTAGGCGACCGCCGACCCGACGGCGGCAACATCCTCACCCGTCCGATCCTCGACGAACTCCCCGCCCACGATGGCCCCAAAACCATCTACGCCGCCGCCACCCGTCTCGGCGAACAAAGCCTCCAACGCGAACAAATCACCTTCAAACAAACCCCCTACGCCATCGAAGTCTAA
- the ligA gene encoding NAD-dependent DNA ligase LigA: protein MTDDLFSLAASKQPDPEKRIAELSTELERHNQLYYQDAEPEISDAEYDALMNELKKLEKEHPELARPDSPSQRVGGAPLEHFSQVEHLVPMLSIEDIHELKPEELEQIGDPSASSAENLRDWYARLEKNLGQKNVPVTIEPKIDGVAVSVVYRDGVLDYAATRGDGATGDDISQNVRTIQSIPLKLPAGAPEVFEVRGEVFMPNAEFARLNEQRDEAGETAFVNPRNATAGTLKQLDPKLVAARPLDCIFHSYGFVENAPYASVSEFQKTLADYGLKASKWFHKAGNAVELLELVGKLNHDRHSFPYATDGAVVKVDELALHQQLGATSKFPRWACAFKFLPEQKETLIQDITIQVGRTGVLTPVAELEPVFVSGTTVSRATLHNQDEIDRKDIRLGDTVVIEKAGEIIPAVVKVVKEKRPPHSEPFNLFQYVHGRCPSCAGPIEQEEGFVAWRCTNFACPAQAVTRIKHFASRKALDIDGLGTAVAEKLVETGSIQNTLDLFALEADSLADLLLDPAQLEGGASKPRRLGEKKAETIVNSLDKSRSAPLSRWIFAMGIPQIGESAAREIARLHRDLAEVAMSEILQDLAELPNFEQLSVSKRKKENHPRLAKYQIESELGPVAAQHIVAFFQSEAGQHVLEKFAAFGINPQSDNYDPEKSALQNTDSPIAGKTFVITGTLSKPRPEFKKQIEAAGGKVSGSVSAKTDYLLAGEKAGSKRAKAEELGVTILDETAFEQLTK from the coding sequence ATGACCGACGACCTCTTCTCACTCGCCGCCTCCAAGCAGCCCGATCCCGAAAAACGGATCGCCGAGCTCTCTACCGAGCTTGAGCGGCATAACCAGCTCTACTACCAGGACGCCGAGCCGGAGATCTCCGACGCGGAATACGACGCGCTGATGAATGAGCTTAAGAAGCTCGAAAAGGAACACCCGGAGCTCGCGCGGCCCGACTCCCCGAGCCAACGCGTCGGCGGCGCGCCGCTGGAGCATTTCTCCCAGGTCGAGCACCTCGTGCCGATGCTTTCCATCGAGGACATCCACGAGCTGAAGCCGGAGGAGCTTGAGCAAATCGGCGACCCGTCCGCGTCCTCCGCCGAGAACCTGCGCGACTGGTATGCCCGGCTGGAAAAGAACCTCGGCCAGAAAAACGTGCCCGTCACCATCGAACCCAAGATCGACGGCGTGGCGGTCTCCGTGGTTTACCGCGACGGCGTGCTCGACTACGCCGCCACCCGCGGCGACGGCGCCACCGGCGACGACATTAGCCAGAACGTGCGCACCATTCAGTCGATTCCGCTGAAACTCCCCGCAGGCGCCCCGGAGGTTTTTGAGGTCCGCGGTGAGGTGTTTATGCCGAATGCCGAGTTTGCCAGACTCAACGAGCAGCGCGACGAGGCGGGCGAGACTGCCTTCGTCAACCCACGCAACGCCACCGCCGGCACCCTCAAGCAGCTCGACCCCAAACTGGTCGCCGCGCGGCCGCTCGACTGCATTTTCCACTCCTACGGATTTGTCGAGAACGCCCCCTACGCCAGCGTCAGCGAGTTCCAGAAAACACTCGCCGACTACGGACTCAAAGCGAGCAAGTGGTTCCACAAGGCGGGCAATGCTGTCGAGTTGTTAGAACTGGTCGGCAAGCTCAACCACGACCGGCACAGCTTCCCCTACGCCACCGACGGCGCGGTCGTCAAGGTGGACGAGCTCGCCCTGCACCAGCAGCTCGGCGCCACCTCCAAATTCCCGCGTTGGGCCTGCGCCTTCAAGTTTCTCCCCGAGCAAAAGGAGACACTCATCCAGGACATCACCATCCAGGTCGGTCGCACCGGAGTGCTCACACCCGTCGCCGAACTCGAACCCGTGTTTGTCTCCGGCACCACCGTCTCCCGCGCCACCCTGCACAACCAGGACGAGATCGACCGCAAGGACATCCGCCTCGGCGACACCGTGGTCATCGAGAAAGCCGGTGAGATCATCCCCGCCGTGGTCAAGGTGGTGAAAGAGAAACGCCCGCCTCACAGCGAGCCGTTCAATCTTTTCCAATACGTCCACGGCCGCTGCCCGTCCTGCGCCGGCCCCATCGAGCAGGAGGAGGGATTTGTCGCCTGGCGCTGCACCAACTTCGCCTGCCCCGCCCAGGCGGTCACCCGCATCAAGCACTTCGCATCACGCAAGGCGCTGGACATCGACGGCCTCGGCACCGCCGTTGCGGAAAAGCTGGTGGAAACCGGCTCCATCCAAAACACCCTCGACCTGTTCGCGCTGGAGGCGGACTCACTCGCCGACCTGTTGTTAGACCCCGCCCAGCTCGAAGGAGGCGCAAGCAAACCACGCCGACTTGGCGAAAAGAAAGCGGAGACCATTGTCAACTCGCTCGACAAGTCACGCAGCGCGCCCCTCTCCCGCTGGATCTTCGCCATGGGCATCCCCCAGATCGGTGAGTCCGCCGCCCGCGAGATCGCCCGACTGCACCGCGACCTGGCGGAGGTTGCGATGTCTGAAATCCTGCAAGACCTCGCCGAACTACCCAACTTCGAACAACTCTCCGTTTCCAAACGCAAAAAGGAAAACCACCCGCGGCTGGCGAAGTATCAGATCGAGTCCGAGCTGGGACCCGTGGCAGCGCAGCACATCGTCGCCTTTTTCCAGAGCGAGGCAGGCCAGCATGTGCTGGAAAAATTCGCCGCTTTCGGCATCAACCCGCAGTCGGACAACTACGACCCGGAAAAGTCGGCACTGCAAAATACAGACTCCCCGATCGCGGGCAAAACCTTCGTCATCACCGGCACCCTGTCCAAACCACGACCCGAGTTTAAAAAACAGATCGAGGCGGCGGGAGGCAAAGTCTCCGGCTCGGTGTCCGCCAAAACCGACTACCTGTTAGCCGGAGAAAAAGCCGGCTCCAAACGCGCCAAGGCGGAGGAACTCGGTGTCACCATCCTCGATGAAACCGCATTCGAGCAGCTCACAAAGTAG
- a CDS encoding DUF1311 domain-containing protein: MKTLATLLLLTFSATLCHAQSTPEIKQNAYEEYQKSDKAMNTVYQNLMRVLTEDGKKKLRLSQRAWIAFRDAEADFDCHHFGEGKFGAVERLGSLKMRTQERTMKLLADYKRFKEING; this comes from the coding sequence ATGAAAACACTCGCCACCCTCCTCCTGCTCACTTTTTCCGCCACACTCTGCCACGCCCAGTCAACGCCTGAGATCAAGCAGAACGCCTACGAGGAATACCAGAAATCCGACAAGGCAATGAACACCGTTTACCAGAACCTGATGAGGGTTCTTACTGAGGACGGAAAAAAGAAACTCCGTCTTTCCCAGCGGGCATGGATCGCCTTCCGTGATGCCGAGGCGGATTTTGACTGCCACCACTTCGGCGAGGGTAAGTTTGGAGCCGTTGAGCGTTTGGGCAGCTTGAAAATGCGGACCCAGGAGCGGACCATGAAGCTGCTCGCCGACTACAAACGCTTCAAGGAAATCAACGGTTAG
- a CDS encoding DEAD/DEAH box helicase family protein, translated as MPTFQPKQYQQSALDSIAAYFRECQDRGHADYAFQETTKTLWGKKSQFTPLAGFPDEMPYFCLRVPTGGGKTYLAAKSAALVNNLLLHTEHSVLLWLVPSTAIRSQTMDALRNHDHPYHAALREAGPVSVMDLDEAKALTRSTLDTSTVVIVATRQAFQISDEEQRKVYENNGSLMSLFDGLTEEQQASLLPDEDGNTPMSLVNALRLRRPFVIIDEAHNSRTELSFDTLAKFAPSGIMELTATPDTKKTPSNVLHSVSAVELKREEMIKLPILLETEPDHERCLALAIDQREQLHTHAHKEHASGAPYLRPLVLIQSEAKSSKKETRHAEWVREELIKNHNIPEKEICIATGSEKGLEALDKEYDGGIFSEQCPVKFIITQKALAEGWDCAFAYILVSMAELRSATSVEQLLGRILRQPQAKLRATNALNQSYAYVVSKDFGDTAKNLRDALVDASGFNREEAADFVAAKTKEQGKLDFTRGKGRIEFTPVAVKLSEDLDISQLPPQTRRKVKWSKKDKELVINAPLSADETEEIQNTATMDDTKEAIRQAGEHSRSEAVKIFTTASERGSAFLVPQLTVMIDGELRLFDEPEALDYPWELPPLEAAPNKDQQLALDQAAVVKQAGFIDVDDEAGKITTSFARDLQRDLSLSYKPEHWTEAKLAAWFCRQIHDPSITHASKRVFVSKWLEALLKLDGMSLARVNRQKFLLRNLIDTQIRGLRKEAVYKACQQFLFGDGHETRVRVGSEYAFEFHPDAYAPTRDDDGDYGDYDFQKHYYPRIGEFDSEEEYLCACWLDRQLKIEFWVRNLVNKNAASFFLQNATGKFYPDFVCKLTDGRILVVEYKGAVYWNDAKPNRQLGELWAELSGGTCTFVMVKDKKWEWIAEHL; from the coding sequence ATGCCCACCTTCCAGCCCAAGCAATACCAGCAAAGCGCGCTCGACAGCATCGCCGCCTATTTCCGCGAGTGCCAGGACCGTGGGCATGCGGATTATGCCTTTCAGGAGACCACCAAGACGCTCTGGGGTAAAAAGTCTCAGTTCACGCCGCTCGCCGGATTTCCCGATGAGATGCCCTACTTCTGCCTGCGTGTTCCCACCGGTGGTGGCAAAACCTACCTCGCCGCCAAAAGCGCAGCCTTGGTTAATAATCTGCTTTTACACACCGAGCACAGCGTGCTCCTCTGGCTGGTGCCCTCCACCGCCATCCGCAGCCAGACGATGGATGCGCTCAGGAACCACGACCATCCCTACCACGCCGCCCTGCGCGAGGCGGGTCCTGTTTCCGTGATGGATCTGGACGAGGCCAAGGCACTTACGCGATCAACGCTGGACACCAGCACCGTGGTCATCGTCGCCACCCGCCAGGCGTTTCAAATCTCCGATGAGGAGCAGCGCAAGGTCTATGAGAACAACGGCTCGCTGATGAGCCTCTTTGACGGCCTCACCGAGGAACAACAGGCCTCCCTGCTCCCAGACGAGGACGGCAATACACCGATGTCGCTAGTCAACGCCCTGCGCCTGCGCCGACCCTTCGTCATCATTGATGAAGCCCATAACAGCCGCACCGAGCTGTCCTTCGACACCCTCGCCAAGTTTGCCCCTTCCGGCATCATGGAGCTGACCGCTACGCCGGATACAAAAAAGACACCGAGCAACGTGCTGCACTCCGTTTCCGCCGTGGAACTCAAGCGGGAGGAAATGATCAAGTTGCCGATCTTGTTGGAAACCGAGCCGGACCACGAACGCTGCCTCGCTCTAGCCATCGATCAGCGTGAGCAACTGCACACCCACGCCCACAAGGAACACGCGTCAGGAGCGCCGTATTTGCGCCCGTTGGTGTTGATTCAATCCGAAGCCAAATCCTCCAAAAAAGAAACCCGCCACGCCGAGTGGGTGAGGGAGGAGCTGATCAAAAACCACAACATCCCTGAAAAGGAAATCTGCATCGCCACGGGGTCTGAGAAAGGCTTAGAGGCACTGGACAAGGAATATGATGGCGGCATCTTCTCCGAGCAATGCCCTGTGAAGTTCATCATCACCCAGAAAGCGCTGGCGGAGGGCTGGGACTGTGCCTTTGCCTACATCCTCGTCAGCATGGCAGAGCTGCGCAGCGCGACATCCGTGGAGCAGTTGTTAGGACGCATCCTGCGCCAGCCTCAGGCGAAGCTTCGCGCCACCAATGCGCTGAACCAATCGTATGCCTACGTGGTCTCCAAAGACTTCGGGGACACGGCAAAAAACCTGCGAGACGCGCTGGTGGACGCCTCCGGATTCAACCGCGAGGAGGCAGCGGACTTTGTGGCTGCCAAAACCAAGGAGCAAGGCAAACTGGACTTCACCCGTGGCAAGGGTCGGATCGAGTTCACCCCGGTGGCGGTCAAGCTGAGCGAAGACCTCGATATTTCCCAACTCCCGCCCCAGACCAGACGCAAGGTCAAGTGGAGCAAAAAGGACAAGGAGCTCGTGATCAACGCACCGCTGTCCGCCGATGAAACCGAGGAGATCCAGAACACAGCCACCATGGACGACACCAAGGAGGCAATTCGGCAGGCGGGCGAGCACAGTCGCTCAGAAGCCGTGAAGATCTTCACCACGGCGTCAGAGCGTGGCAGCGCGTTTCTGGTGCCGCAGCTTACCGTGATGATCGACGGCGAACTGCGCCTGTTCGACGAACCGGAAGCGCTGGACTACCCCTGGGAGTTACCCCCTCTGGAAGCAGCTCCCAACAAGGATCAGCAACTCGCGCTCGATCAGGCAGCCGTGGTCAAGCAAGCCGGCTTTATCGATGTGGATGATGAGGCGGGCAAGATCACCACCAGCTTTGCCCGCGACTTGCAGCGTGACCTCAGTCTTTCCTACAAACCCGAGCACTGGACCGAGGCCAAACTCGCCGCCTGGTTCTGCCGACAGATCCATGACCCCAGCATCACCCATGCCAGCAAGCGTGTGTTTGTTTCCAAATGGCTGGAAGCACTGCTGAAACTCGATGGCATGAGCTTGGCGCGTGTGAACCGGCAGAAGTTCCTGTTGCGCAATCTCATCGATACCCAGATTCGCGGGCTACGCAAAGAGGCCGTGTATAAAGCATGCCAGCAATTTCTCTTTGGCGACGGCCATGAAACGCGGGTCCGCGTAGGCAGTGAGTATGCATTTGAATTCCATCCGGACGCCTACGCCCCCACCCGCGATGATGACGGCGACTATGGCGACTACGATTTCCAAAAACACTACTACCCCCGCATCGGCGAGTTTGATTCCGAGGAAGAATACCTCTGCGCCTGCTGGCTGGACCGACAGCTGAAAATCGAATTCTGGGTGCGTAACCTGGTCAACAAAAACGCCGCGTCCTTTTTCCTGCAGAACGCCACCGGAAAATTCTACCCGGACTTCGTCTGCAAACTCACCGACGGCCGCATCCTCGTGGTCGAATACAAGGGGGCCGTTTACTGGAACGATGCCAAACCGAATCGCCAGCTCGGCGAACTCTGGGCCGAACTCAGCGGCGGCACCTGCACCTTTGTGATGGTAAAAGACAAGAAATGGGAATGGATCGCTGAACACCTCTAA
- a CDS encoding LysM peptidoglycan-binding domain-containing protein, whose translation MRRLIDISYLFLLESYPHALILRRMRGNTAAKMSHPSSLLALPALLSMLLAGCGGGGGGFVSENHSNRGYNPGVGPFDSRGNYVERWADDKSKGVWWRSSSTTGPAAVASKPAVTPPVIASNTTPTPGPASRPTGVRPTPPVGGHTTPTPQARPQPKPKPVVKATPKRKPPIRHTVRSGDTLWALSQKYKTSVTAIQRANGLKGTNLKIGRSLLIPRY comes from the coding sequence ATGCGCCGCCTCATCGATATTTCTTATCTCTTCCTTCTTGAATCTTACCCGCACGCTCTCATACTCCGCCGTATGAGAGGAAACACGGCAGCCAAGATGAGCCATCCATCCAGCCTACTGGCCCTACCGGCATTACTATCAATGCTTCTGGCCGGTTGCGGTGGCGGCGGTGGCGGCTTTGTCTCTGAAAACCACTCCAACCGTGGCTACAACCCCGGCGTAGGCCCCTTTGATAGTCGGGGCAACTATGTCGAACGATGGGCAGACGATAAAAGCAAAGGCGTCTGGTGGCGCTCCAGTTCCACCACAGGTCCAGCTGCTGTAGCCTCCAAGCCTGCCGTCACACCACCTGTCATCGCCTCCAACACCACCCCCACCCCCGGCCCTGCATCCCGCCCCACCGGTGTCCGGCCTACTCCGCCGGTGGGTGGCCACACCACCCCCACGCCACAAGCCAGGCCCCAGCCGAAACCCAAACCCGTCGTCAAGGCTACCCCCAAGCGCAAGCCCCCCATTCGCCACACGGTGAGAAGTGGCGACACCCTCTGGGCGCTTTCGCAAAAGTACAAGACATCCGTCACTGCCATCCAACGCGCCAACGGACTCAAGGGAACGAATTTGAAAATTGGCCGGAGCCTGCTGATCCCGAGATATTAG
- a CDS encoding FAD-binding protein, whose product MTSTDLTTGLGSLLRAEQISTAEDVLAEHASDKWHASALADVVVFPETTEDVSKVIRFASAKNIPVYTRAAGTGHIGGCVPVKGGILVSMMRMNRILEVNPADGVCVTQPGVITGELQNAVRKHGWYYPPDPASLKECTIGGNIATNAGGPRCLKYGVTKQYVLGLEVVLASGEVLRTGGRCHKNSTGFDLTSLMVGSEGMLGIVTEITVRLIPHPQTRAMLGASFPDFAAAAAAVQAILDSGTLPSALEITDGFTMAAARDYLGADKLPPGDAYLMIEIDGNTETVARELPALRDFLLEHRALRIDEAPDEPACEQIWQLRRDFSYSLKHTGLTKLNEDIVVPRSKLVDLVNFASQLQQETGIPVACFGHAGDGNIHTNIMVENYADPEIKKKADTALDRLFTWVIENNGVISGEHGIGLAKKPWIRQALGDLSMDTHQAIKKALDPQNILNPGKFLD is encoded by the coding sequence GTGACCAGCACCGATCTCACCACCGGACTTGGCTCGTTATTACGCGCTGAGCAGATATCCACCGCCGAAGACGTCCTCGCAGAACACGCCTCCGACAAATGGCACGCCTCCGCGCTGGCGGACGTGGTCGTTTTCCCCGAGACCACCGAGGATGTCTCCAAAGTCATCCGTTTCGCTTCGGCAAAAAACATCCCGGTTTACACCCGCGCCGCCGGCACCGGCCACATCGGCGGCTGCGTCCCGGTCAAGGGCGGCATCCTCGTCTCCATGATGCGCATGAACCGCATCCTGGAAGTCAACCCCGCCGATGGTGTCTGCGTCACCCAGCCGGGTGTCATCACCGGCGAGCTCCAGAATGCCGTTAGAAAACACGGATGGTATTACCCACCCGATCCCGCGTCCCTGAAGGAGTGCACCATCGGCGGCAACATCGCCACCAACGCCGGCGGCCCGCGCTGCCTGAAATACGGTGTTACCAAACAGTATGTGTTAGGCCTCGAGGTCGTGCTCGCGTCGGGCGAGGTCCTGCGCACCGGTGGCCGCTGCCACAAAAACTCCACCGGCTTCGATCTCACCTCGCTCATGGTCGGCTCCGAGGGCATGCTGGGCATCGTCACCGAGATCACCGTCCGACTCATCCCGCACCCGCAGACCCGCGCCATGCTCGGCGCCTCCTTCCCCGACTTCGCGGCCGCCGCCGCCGCCGTGCAGGCAATCCTCGATTCCGGCACCCTGCCGTCCGCCCTGGAAATCACCGACGGATTCACCATGGCCGCAGCCCGCGATTACCTCGGCGCCGATAAACTCCCCCCCGGCGACGCCTACCTGATGATCGAAATCGACGGCAACACCGAGACCGTCGCCCGCGAACTCCCCGCCCTACGCGACTTCTTGTTAGAACACAGGGCACTGCGCATCGATGAGGCACCGGACGAGCCGGCCTGCGAGCAAATCTGGCAGCTCCGCCGCGATTTCTCCTACTCACTCAAACACACCGGCCTGACCAAACTCAACGAGGACATCGTCGTCCCCCGCTCCAAACTGGTCGATCTCGTCAACTTCGCCAGCCAGCTCCAGCAGGAAACCGGCATCCCGGTCGCCTGCTTCGGCCACGCCGGCGACGGCAACATCCACACCAACATCATGGTGGAAAACTACGCCGACCCCGAGATTAAAAAGAAAGCCGACACCGCCCTCGACCGACTCTTCACCTGGGTCATCGAAAACAACGGCGTCATCTCCGGCGAACACGGCATCGGCCTCGCCAAAAAACCCTGGATCCGCCAGGCCCTCGGCGACCTGTCCATGGATACTCATCAAGCGATCAAAAAAGCCCTCGACCCCCAAAATATCCTCAACCCGGGAAAATTTCTAGATTAA